A stretch of Chitinophagaceae bacterium DNA encodes these proteins:
- the ssb gene encoding single-stranded DNA-binding protein has translation MSGLNKVTLIGHLGGDPEVRRLDSGRTVANFSLATSEKYKKENGEEVTNTEWHRVVVWSPLAEIAEKYLKKGSQVYVEGKLKTREYEAKDGTKRKNTEIEGKQMLLLGKSEYASSENKDSYSSKSESTSSYTDTSNTPDNADDLPF, from the coding sequence ATGTCTGGATTAAATAAAGTTACATTAATTGGGCATCTTGGAGGTGACCCAGAGGTAAGACGTTTGGATAGTGGGAGAACAGTAGCTAATTTCTCTTTGGCTACAAGTGAAAAATACAAAAAAGAGAATGGCGAAGAAGTTACCAATACAGAATGGCACCGTGTGGTAGTATGGTCTCCTTTGGCAGAAATAGCAGAAAAATACCTCAAAAAAGGAAGTCAAGTATATGTAGAAGGTAAACTCAAAACAAGAGAATACGAAGCAAAAGATGGTACCAAAAGAAAAAATACAGAAATAGAAGGAAAACAAATGCTCCTATTAGGAAAAAGTGAATATGCATCTTCTGAAAATAAAGATTCATACTCTTCAAAATCAGAAAGCACTTCTTCTTATACAGATACATCCAATACTCCTGATAATGCCGATGATTTACCATTTTAG